GGGAGCCCGGCCGCTCCGAGCTCGAGGACGGGACGCGCGTTTCAGCTGAAACGTCGAGGCGCCTCTCCTGCGACGCGAGTGTCGTCAAAGTGACGCACGGTTCCGGGGGCGAGGGCTTCGCCGACGGCACGGTGCCCGCAGGAAGCAAGGTGCCCGCGGGAGGCAAGGTCCCCGCGGGAAGCCCGGTTCCCGGAGGAAGCTCGGTTCCCGGAGGAAGCTCGGTCCCCGGCGGAAGCACGGTGCCCCTAGGAGGCATGGTCCCGGCAACAGGCACGGTCCTCGACGTGGGACGAAAGACCCGCACGATTCCTCCCGCGCTCCGCCGCGCCCTCGAGTCCCGCGACCGCGGATGCCGGTTCCCGGGGTGTGGGTTCCGGTTTACCGACGCGCATCATGTCCGGCACTGGGCCGACGGCGGCAAGACGAGCCTCGCCAACTGTATCCTCCTCTGCCGCTTATTCCGACTTCGGAATAAGCGGCATTATGCCGCTCTCATCACCGGCTCGTGCATGAGGGGGGTTGGCGGGTGGCATGCAACGGAAACGGGATCGCCCACTTCTACGATCCCCACGGGTTCGTGCGCTACGATGCCCGCCGCCCGGAGGTGAGGCTCCCGAATGATGACCCAGTCGCGGGCATGATGCGGGAGAACGGGAGCTCTGGCCGGGGAGAGGCGGACTCCATCGGCTCCCGGTGCGGCTGGACCGAACCCGGGCCCTGGACCGCCTCCGTGCGCTGGGAGCGTGAGGCCGACATCCCGGCGCCTGTGCTCTTTCGTGCCATCGAGGCGGTGCTGCCGGAAAGAGCGGAGATCTCCCAGCCAGCGTGGGTCGCAGAACGTGCGGAGATGTCGAAGTGACGGCAAGGGCTCAGAGTGGGAGAGGGCGCGTACCCTTGAGCCGGCTTTGGGATTCGCGAGACGCACCCCGGATGGGCCGAGCCCGCGACTCCAGTGAGCTCGAGTGGACTTGCCGCGGCCGCGACGCGCGTCTGCTCCCACCTAAAGGCCATACCGAGGACAAAGCCGATACGGGGAGCGCCAGGATGGCGCGCCGGCATGGGGTTGAGGTGGGGATTCTCGGAGTCCGCCGACTGCTACGGGGCGACCGCGGAGGCGCTCACTCCAGAACGATGATCCGCCCGTACATTCCGTCCTGCCAGTGGTATTCGCAGCGGTAGTCGTAGATGCCGGGTGTGATGAAGGTCACCTCGAGCATGACGCCGCCGCGGGTGTCCCATTCGACCGGTTCCCAGGTGTCGTGCCCTACTGGAGTGATGGAGTGGCGGAGGCCCGAGTTCGAGCGCCAGGTCACCGTGCCGCTGACCGCGATGTGCACCTCATCGGCAACGAACCGGAAGTCGTCGGTCGTTCGCACCGTCGCCGTCGCGTCCGGACCGCCTCCTCCGTCCGGGTCGGTCGAGGAGACACATCCCGCCGTGAGGGCCAGGAGGACCGAGAGGCCGAAAAGGCGCCATTCACGACTGCCGACCATCCACGTCTCCTTCGAGCGAGCGACCCGCGTGAACTCCCCTGGCTTCGGACACCTGTTCGGTGCGACGGTTCCCACCTAAGATTAGCTCCAACTGACTTCAGTTCCAGGCCACTCTCCAAGGAGTGATCCGATGCGCATTCGGCGCCGCGTCTCCCAACTCTCGATTCCGATCGTCCTCGCGCTGGCCATGGGGTGCGCCAGCGGCGGACAGGCAATCGATGCTTCCGCGGAGGACCGGGACCGAGTGTCCGCGGAAGAGCTCTCGACCGTCTTCGTGTCGGACCTCTATCAGGCGCTCCAGCGACTTCGTCCGCTCTGGCTCCAGAGCCGCGGAGCTCGGGCCATCAATCAGGAGACCCAGATCGCGGTCGTGGTGAACGGAACCTACTTCGGGCCGGTGGAAATGCTCAGGCAGATCTCCACGCAGTCCGTGGTCGAAATCCGGCGGCTGGACGGGCCGACGGCCAGCGCGACCATTCCCGGGATCCTGGGAGCGGGGCGCAACATCGAGAGCGCGATCGTGGTGCGCCTGGGCGGCGGCCCAAACGACTGAGGGGTTTCTCGGCAGGTCGCGGAAGAAGGTGCGGGCGCCCCGGAATCCCCAGGGCGCCCGCACTATTTTCCGCTTCAGTCCCTCAATTCAAACCGATCCTCACGGCCCGCCGTTCCACCCCCCTCCGACCGGTGCATAGACGGCGCC
The Gemmatimonadota bacterium DNA segment above includes these coding regions:
- a CDS encoding plastocyanin/azurin family copper-binding protein is translated as MVGSREWRLFGLSVLLALTAGCVSSTDPDGGGGPDATATVRTTDDFRFVADEVHIAVSGTVTWRSNSGLRHSITPVGHDTWEPVEWDTRGGVMLEVTFITPGIYDYRCEYHWQDGMYGRIIVLE
- a CDS encoding HNH endonuclease signature motif containing protein; this translates as MVPATGTVLDVGRKTRTIPPALRRALESRDRGCRFPGCGFRFTDAHHVRHWADGGKTSLANCILLCRLFRLRNKRHYAALITGSCMRGVGGWHATETGSPTSTIPTGSCATMPAARR